One Gammaproteobacteria bacterium genomic window, GATAACAACAGGCGGCACAGCGCCACCCTCCGGCGCTCGCCGCCTGAAAGCGTCCTGACGTCGGTGTCCCAGGGCGGCAGGCGCAGCGCGTCGGCGGCGACTTCAAGCTTGCGCTCCAGATCCCAGCCGCCGGCGGCTTCGATTCGGTCCTGTAACTCGCCCTGGCGTGCCAGCAACGCATCGAAATCGGCATTCTCATCGCCAAAAGCCTCGCTCACCTTATTGAACTCGGATAAAAGGCCTAGCATGCCGCCCACACCTTCCTCGACGTTGCCACGCACGTCCTTGTCCGGATTGAGTTGCGGCTCCTGTGGCAGATAACCGATTCTGATGCCCGGCTGCGGGCGCGCCTCGCCGATAAAATCCTTGTCAACACCGGCCATGATCCGCAGCAGGGTGGACTTGCCCGCGCCGTTATAACCCAGTACGCCGATCTTGGCGCTGGGGAAAAAGTTGAGCGAAATATTGCTTAGTATTTCCTTTTTGGGCGGCACGACCTTGCCGACGCCGTTCATGGTGTAGATGTATTGAGCCATTCGAATCCGAGAAAGGTTTGAGGTTTGCTTTCAACAGGGTTTATTATCGAGGATGCCTGATTATTTATCGACCCTGATTATTTATCGAATAATTACGACTCACGTAACAACCCATGACCGCTGAAACCTCTGTTTATTTAGGCGATGCGCTGGCCGCGTACGGTTTTGGCAGCGAACACCCATTCAGCCCAAAGCGCTACACCGCGTTCAAGCAGGCGTTCGAGGCGAAGGGGCTCGCCCCGCGCTGCCGGATCGAGGCGCCTGTAAGCGCCGACGTAGCACAACTCGAATCCTTTCACACGCCAAATTACGTGCGCCGCGTGCAGGCGCAGTCGAAGTACGGACAAGGCTATCTGGATTACGGCGATACGCCGGCATTTCGCGGTGTGTTCGAGGCCGCCGCCACCGTGGTCGGCACCACCCTGGACGCCACGCGCCGCATTATGAAGGGCCAATGCCGCCGAGCGTTTGTGCCTATCGCCGGGCTGCATCATGCCGCGCGCGACATGGCGGCCGGCTTCTGTGTATTCAACGACTGCGGTGTGGCGCTCGAATATCTACGCCGCGAATGTGGCTTGGGCAAAGTGGCGTATGTGGACATCGACGCGCATCACGGCGACGGCGTTTTCTATGCGTTCGAAGGCGACCCGGGCGTGATAATTGCTGACATACATCAGGATGGCCGCACTTTGTATCCAGGC contains:
- a CDS encoding acetoin utilization protein AcuC, yielding MTAETSVYLGDALAAYGFGSEHPFSPKRYTAFKQAFEAKGLAPRCRIEAPVSADVAQLESFHTPNYVRRVQAQSKYGQGYLDYGDTPAFRGVFEAAATVVGTTLDATRRIMKGQCRRAFVPIAGLHHAARDMAAGFCVFNDCGVALEYLRRECGLGKVAYVDIDAHHGDGVFYAFEGDPGVIIADIHQDGRTLYPGTGHTAETGTGEASGTKLNIPMPPGAGDHLFMSAWEKVEQFLNAQRPEFILLQCGADSIAGDPITAMAYSAASYSHAATRLRAFADQHCEGRLLAMGGGGYNL